Genomic DNA from Acidobacteriota bacterium:
GGGTGAATCGATGACACGGGTGCCAGGGGGGCGGGACGGCGCTGACATGGTGGCGACTTCGGGCGCCTTGCTGGTCGGCGGACGATGGATCGATCGCGACGAGACGATCGAAGTTCGCAACCCGCTCGACGGCACCCTCGCCGGGCGCGTGCCCAGGGGAACCGTCGCGGACGTCGACGAGGCCATTCGGTCGGCGGTCGACGCCCTGCGGACCGATTTTCCGGTGCACGCGCGCTGTGACGTGCTGCTCCGGGCGGCCGCCCTGATCGAACAACGGCAGGACGAGTACGCCTGGCACATTGCCGCCGAAGGGAGTAAGACCATTCGCGAAGCGCGGCGCGAGCCGCCGCGCGCGGCGCAGATCCTCCGGCTCGCCGCCGAGGAGGGGCGCCGTCTGGCCGGCGAGACCCTGCCGTTCGACAGCCGCGTGGGCTCCGAGAACCGCGTCGGCTACTACTTCCGCGTGCCGGTCGGCGTGATCGGTGCGATCACCCCCTTCAACGATCCGCTGGCCAGCGCCGCGCACAAGGTGGCGCCGGCGCTCGCCGGCGGCAATGCCGTCGTCTTGAAGCCGGCGTCGCGGACGCCGCTGTCGCCCTACCAGCTCGCGCGCGATCTCACCGAGGCCGGCCTGCCGCCGGGGCGTCTGAACGTCGTCTTCGGCGGCGGCCACGATCTGGGCGATGCGCTCGTCTCGGATCCGCGCGTCCGCATGGTCACGTTCACCGGCGGGCTGGCCGCCGGCGCGCGCGTCACGCGAAACGCCGGGATCAAGAAGCTGTCGCTCGAGCTGGGGTCGAATTCAGCCGTGATCGTGATGCCGGACGCCAACCTCGATCGCGCGGTGCGCGCGATCTCGGACGGCGCCTTCGCCCAGGCGGGACAGAACTGCCTCGGCGTGCAGCGCGTCCTGATCCATCGCGAGATCTACCACGCGTTCGCGGAGCGGTTCGTGGCGCACGTCGCCACGCTCCGCGCCGGATCGTCGATGGACGCGACGACCGACGTCTGCGCGATGATCAGCGAGCGCGAGGCGGAGCGCGTCGAGCAGTGGATTCGCGAGGCGGTGGACGGCGGCGCCACCGTGCTGGCGGGCGGCGGGCGCCGCGGCGCGCTCGTGCCGCCGACGGTCCTCTCGGGCGTGCCGCGCGGCGTGCGCCTCGACTCGGAGGAAGCGTACGGGCCGGTCGTGTCGCTGTACGAAGTCGGTTCGCTCGATGACGCCATCCAGGCGGCGAACGCCGTCAACTACGGGTTGCACGCGGCCATCTTCACCGAACGCCTCAGCGACGCGTTTGCCGCAGCGCGGCGCCTGGAGGTGGGTGCCGTGATCGTGAACGACTCGACCGACTACCGACTCGACGTGATGCCGTTCGGCGGCACGAAGATGAGCGGCATCGGCCGGGAGGGCATTCGCTTCGCGCTGCAGGAGATGACCGACACGCGCGTCGTGTGCCTGAACGTCTGACATGAAACGTCCCACGCTGCGCTGCCGCGCCACCCTCGCGCTCGCGGGCGTCTGGCTCGGAGTCGCGACCGCCGCCGCTCAGGACCAGACCACTTTCACCGTCGGCACCGCACGGGCGGCTCGCGGGCAGAAGGCGTTCGGCGCGATCGAGGTGCCCGCCGCTGCCGACGCGGGGCTGTCGATTCCCGTCGCGGTGATCCACGGCCCCCGCCCGGGACCCGTGCTCGCGCTCGTCGCGGGCTCGCACGGGACCGAGTACGCGTCCATCCTTGCCGTCGTGCGGCTGATTCAGTCGCTGGAGCCGGCGTCGATCCGCGGCACCGTGATCGCCGTTCCGCTCGTCAACCCGCGGTCGTTTCACGCGATCGTGCCCCATCCCCACCCGGTGGACGGCAGGAACATGAACCGGCGCTATCCCGGGAGCGCCTCCGGCTCGCAGACCGACCGCGCGAGCGCTCTCATCACGCGCGAGGTCCTCGCACGGGCCGACTACCTGATCGACTTCCACGGCGGCGACCTCGACGAGAGCCTCTATCCGTTCGCGTACTGGCCGCGAACGGGACGCGAAGCCCAGGACGCCGCGTCCCGCGCCATGGTCCTCGCCTTCGGGATCGATCACATCGTCCTCTCGACGGTGCGTCCGCCGGACGCGTCGAACCTCACCAGCATCTCGGGCGCGTCGAGCGCCCGCGGCACGCCCACGATCATCGTCGAGGCGGGGCACGCGGGGACCACCGAGCCGGACGACATCCGCGTGCTGGTCGACGGGACCGCGAGCGTGATGCGGCAGCTGGAGATGATCGACGGCCGGCCGGCGCCGATCGAGCGGCCGGTCTGGATCGATCGGATCGAGCGCGTGCCGGGCGGCACGAACGGCGTCTTCCAGCCGCTCGTGCGACGCGGACAGTACGTGGAAGCCGGAATGAAGGTGGGGATGGTGACCGACTATTTCGGCCGGAAGATTGCCGACGCCGTGTCGCCCGTCGCCGGCGTCGTCCTGTTCATCCGCGCGGTTCCGTCGATCGCCAGCGACGAGACGATTGCCTACATCGGCCCGCTCGCGCCGCCCCCCCGGTGACAGGCTCGAGGAGCTGCCGCTTCCCCGCGGGAGACGGCAACTCCTCGACGAGATGCCGGGCTTTGCCTACCGCCGGTTCCAGCCCTTGATCGGGCCGGGGTTCAGGAACTTCTCGGGCTCGATCCGGCCGTTGCGCTTGTAGACGACGCCGTTCTTCATGACGAACTGCACGTTGCGCAGCGAGTCGATGTCGTCGAGCGGGTTGCCGGGGACGGCGATGAGGTCGGCGTACAGGCCGGGTTTGATCGGACCGCGCTCGGCGATGAGGTCGGCCGCCTTGTAGCCGTTGATCGTCATCGCCTTCAGGATGTCCGCGTTCGGGATGCCGGCGGCCTTCCAGGTGCGCAGGAAGTCGATCGTCAGATCCCCCCGCGTCATCCAGCTCCCGTCGTCGCGCTTCATCCGCTCGTTCCAGTAATCCATGTCGGTCGAGAACGTCACGAGGACGCCCTTCTCCCAGGCGCTGCGGAGCTGGGCGACAGCCTGCTGGAACGCCTGCTCGGTGCCGCGGTACCTGGTGAACGGCGTGTCGGTGCTGGCGAGGAACATGCCTTTCTTCGCCATCTGCGCGTGGTGCTCGGAGGTGACGGCCCGGCCGTGCGAGATGATGTAGATGCCCGCGTCGATCGCGCGCTGGACCCCTTCGGGCGTCTGGCAGTGGCCGTCGACCTTGGCGCCTCCCTTGGCGGCCTCGCGGACGACCAGCTGCATGTCCTCGACCGAGTAGCCCCACGGCTTGCAGTCCACGCAGATCTTGATCGTCTTCGCGCCGAAGAGGAGGTTCTCGCGGACCGCGCGCGTGATCTCCTCGGGGCTGTTCGCATCGATGTACTCGGGGTACATGATGTCGTGGTGCTTGTACATTTCCGGGGTCGGCCAGTATTGGCCGCCCGTGCTGCCGATCATCGGCCCGGAGGGGATCACGGTCGGTCCCGGCAGCCAGCCCTGCTCGATCGCCGCCCGCAGGGCGGTGTCCGCGTAGAGCGCGTTGTTGCCGACGTCGCGGATGACGGTGAAGCCCGAGGCGAGCAGCTGCATGCCGTTGGACGCGGCCTGGATGGCACGCAGCGGCGTCGAGTCCTGCACGTAGGTGTAGTAGTAGACGTTGTTTTCCGGGATCTCCTTGTAGGTGATCGCCATGTGTGTGTGCGCATCGACGAGCCCCGGGAGCACGGACATCTGCGAGAGGTCGATGACCTCCGCCCCCTGCGGGATCGGGAGGTTCGCGCCGACGGCCTTGATGCGATCCCCTTCGATCACGATGACCTGGTTGGCGGCGGCCGTGCCGGTCTCGGGATCGATCAGCCGCCCGGCCTTGATGACCCTGACAGCCGAACCTGGCGCCGGCGCGGCAGGCGCGGGCTGGGCCTGCGCGCAGATCGGCAGGAGGACCGCGAGAGTCGACGCGAGCGTAACGGCACGGTTGAGCATTGAACGTCTCCTTTTGAGCTGGGTGTCCCCCGAAGGTGAGCGCCCTGATCAATATGTCCGGCGGCTCGCAGTGTCAAGTGAATATTTCACGAATGAAGCTATGGTATGCCAGCCAGGCACGTTGTTTAGAAAACTAATCGATGCAGCGGATATTTCTGAACATATCCGACGACACGCGGGAGCGTCCACCATGACCTTTACAACCGCCGCACCCGCGCGTAACATCGCGAATCCCGACTCGTCCTGTTTCGCCCCTGGACCGTTCGAATCGGAGCATTCCCATGGCTGGAGCATTCCCATGGCCGAAGACACGAAGTCGCCGGACGGTCCCGTGACGGATGACACGCCGGTCGAACCGGACGCCTGCGCTCTCCCGCGGCCGCTGACGCGTCGCGATTTCCTGGTCCGCAGCAACGCCGGCGCGGTCGCCGTCGGCGTGATGACCGGCGTGGGCTTCGCCGCCACGCTCGATCAGCGGGCCGCCAGGCCGGTCAGACCCGTGTCGCCGGCGGCCGCGCCGATGACGACGCGCCGCGTGACGCTCGACATCGACGGGAAGACGCGCGAGGTCACGGTGGATGTGCGCGAGAGCCTGTGGGAGACGCTGAACTATCAGCTCGGGCTGTCCAACGCGAACCTCGGATGCGACCGCGCGCAGTGCGGCGCGTGCACGGTGCTGGTGGACGGCAGGCCCGTCACCTCGTGCAGCATCCTGACGGCGCGACTGGGCCGCGGCCAGAAGATCCTGACGGTCGCCGGGATCACCCGCGGCCCGGGCGTCGAAGGGCTGCACCCGCTGCAGCGCGCCTTCTGGTTCGAGGGGGGGTTCCAGTGCGGGATCTGCACGCGGGGCGTCATCATGTCCGCCTACGCGTTGCTCGAGCGCAACCGGAACCCGACCGACGCGGACATCACGGAGGCGCTCGCCGGCAACATCTGTCGCTGCGGCGAATACGTGGGCATCATAAGCGCGGTCAGAAAGGCGGCCGCCGAGATGCGCGGCGAGCCGGTGACCTACAGCGCCGCGCCGAAGACCGGGATGACGGCCACGGCCGCGGCGGCACCCGCGGGCGAGAAGGCGTCGAAGCAGTTCGAGTTCGTGACGCCGCTCGGCACCATCGAGGTGTACGACGAGATCGCGCTCGAACTCAAGCAGACGCCCGGCATCGTGGACGTCTCCGGCTCGGAGCGGACGATCGCCGTGACCTGGGATTCCGCGAGGCTGGACGAGGCCAGGGTGCGGCAGCTGCTCGCGCAGTCCGGGCATCCCGTCAGGTGAGAGCCGAGGAGCCACGCGATGATGGACCGAGTCGATGCGATGCGTGTCGTGCAGGAGCCGGCCTATGCCGCCAGCCTGACCGACGATCAATGGCGCGTGCTCGCGCTCGACCCGGCGTGGGACGAGCTCCTCGGTGAGTTTCATGAGCTTGTCGCGCCGGTCATCGCGCGGTACGGCGCGAAGCTCGGCATGCCCGAGCCCCAGGCGGTGCCTTCGGCGCCGGACGGCGTCGATCAGCAACGGTCGTTTGCGGTGGTCGGGCAGCGCGTCCCGCGGCTGCACGGGCTGGGTGTGGTCACCAGCCTCGGGCAGTACACCCAGAACATGCGCATGCCGGGAATGCTCCACACCCGGACGCTGCGCAGCCCGCACCCGCACGCCCGCGTCACGCGCGTCGATGCCAGCAAGGCCGAGGCGCTCCCCGGCGTCGCCGCCGTTCTGCACCGCGGCAATCTTCCGGCGGAGTACCGCGACGTCAGACTGGGGAGCGGCCCTCCGGACCGCTTCCTCTTCAACGAAGAAGTGTTCGAGGTCGGCGCCCCGATCGCCGTCGTCGCTGCGGAGAGCGAGCACGTCGCGGATCACGCGATCCGGCTGATCGAGGTCGGGTACGAGGTGCTGCCGGCCGTATTCGACGCGATGGAAGGCGCCCGCGCGTCGGCCCTCAAGCAGTGGGACAACCGGCAGAACGGGACGATCCTCAGCGTGACGCCGCCGCTCGTCCGCGGCAATCCGGACGGCGGTCGCGCCGACACGACGATCGAGGCGGTCCTCACGCGCGCGACCGAGCAGCACAACGCGCTGGAACTGACCAACTCGCTCATGTACTGGGATCAGGATCGTCTGGTCGCGCACTACACGAATCAGCACGCGCACGGCTCGCGCGGCGGGCTGTCGCAGGCGCTGAAGCTGCCGGCGAACCGCGTCCGCGTCGTCCAGAACGGGTACATGGGGTCGGGGTACGGCTACCGCTCCGGCATCGATCTCACCGAAGTGCACACGGCCATCCTGGCCCGCCTCACGGGCCGGCCGGTCAAGACGATGTATACGCGCGAGGAGGATTTCATCGCGCGCACCCACCGTCCCTCGTTCCGCAACGAGATGAAGCTCGGCGTGAACCGCGATGGCGCGATCCAGTTCGGCCACTTCCGGGTGTACGCCAACGTGGGTGCGCACCGCACCGGCGCCGCGAACGGATCCTGGTTCGCCTTCATCAACCTCTACAACATCCCGAACCTGAAGCTGGAAGCGATCGACGTCTTCACGAACAGCTACAAGGCGGGCCCGTACCGGTGCGTCAGCCATCCGAACGGCACGTTCGCGCTCGAGATGATGATCGAGAGGGCCGCCCACGCGATCGGGATGGACCCGGTGCAGTTCCGGCTGAAGAACATCAACGAGCAGGGGAATCCGGACACGAAGAAGCCCTTCAGCAATCCAGGCATCCGCGACTGCATCACGGCGGCGGCCGACCGCATCGCCTGGAAGCAGCGGTGGCACGAGCCGCGCGGCAGAGAAGTGCGGCCGGGCGTGTTCCACGGCATCGGGCTGGCCGCGCACGCGTGCAGCCACGGGGCCGGCACGAATCCCGCCACCGGCCAGGTGATCGTGAACACCGACGGCAGCGTGCAGTGCGTGTCGGGCAGCACGGAGATCGGGTGCGGCCAGCGGACGCAGATGGCGATGATCGCGGCCGAGGCGCTGGGGGTGCCGCTCGATCAGGTGAGCATCGCCACCTACGTGGACACCGACAACACGACCGACGCCGGGAGCACGTCCGGCAGCCGCCAGACGAACACCGGGGGGCGCGGGATGTACGAAGCCGCGATGGACGCCCGGCGACAGATTCTGGATCTCGCCGCGCAGAAGTTCGCGGCGGACGCGAAGCAGCGGAACGAATCGCTGCAGGTGACGCCCGAACACCTCGAGCTGGCGAACGGCGAGGTGGTCCTCAAGGCGGATCCGTCGAAGAAGCTCGCGCTGCAGGCGGTGACTCAGGCCGCCGGCATGCCGATCCTCGGACGCGCGATCTACCGGCAGGACAACGACTGGGAGCGGACGGCCTGGGCGGCGCACGCGGTGGAGGTGGAGGTGGACACGGGGACCGGCAGCGTCGCCGTCAAGAAGGTCGTGGCGGCCCACGACGTGGGGCGCGCCATCAACCCGTTCGCCGTCGAGCAGCAGATTCGCGGCGGCGTCGTGATGGCGCTCGGCGCCGTCTTCACCGAGGAGCTGCTGCAGGACGCGGCGACCGGGCTCCCGCTCAACCCCAACATGCTGGACTACCGCCCGCTCAGCATCGAGGACGCGCCCGGCCAGATCGAGGTCGTGATGATCGAGCGGCCGAAGGCGTACGGCGTCTTCGGTGCGCACGGGATCGGCGAGCCGCCGATGGGGCCGCCGGCGGCGGCGGTGGCGGCCGCCGTCCACAACGCGGTCGGCATCTGGATGGAGCACATGCCGATGACGCGCGAGAAGGTGTTGGCCGCGCTGAGGGCTCTGAGGTAGGAGCGCCCATGAAGCCATTTGCACTCTACGAGCCGGCGACCGTTCCGGAAGCGGTGGCCCTGCTGGCGAAACTCGGCAGCAAGGCGAGGGTCCTCGCCGGCGGCAGCGATCTCGTCGCGGGCGTGATGAAGGACTGGGTCGAGGGCCCGGGCATGCCCCTTCCCGACGCGCTCGTCGACGTGACCACGATCCCGCAGCTGCGCGGCATCAAGATCGATCGGAAGGGGGCCACGATCGGCGCCAACACGACGCTCACCGAGATCGTCGAGTCGAAGGAGCTGAACGCGATGGCGCCGTTGCTCGTGCGGGCCGCGCACGGCGTCGCCTCACCCCTCATCCGGAACTACGCCACGCTCGGCGGCAACGTCAACCAGCGGCCGCGCTGCTGGTTCCTCCGCGGGCGCGACTTCGCCTGCTACAAGAAGGGCGGGGACACCTGCTTTTCGGTGACGGGCGACAACCGCTACCACGCGATCATCGGCGGGGAGCTCTGCTACATCGTCCATCCGTCCGACACCGCGACGGCGCTGCTCGCGTTGAACGCACAGGCGAAAATCGCCGGCCCGGCGGGAGAGCGCACGGTCCCGTTCGACAGCTACTTCACCGGTCCGCGCGAAGACGTCCTGCGTGAGAACGTGCTCAAGCCCGACGAACTGCTCGTTGAAGTGTTCGTGCCGGCGCCGGCGGCGGGCGCGAGGCAGGCCTGGACGAAGCTGAAGAACCGCGAGGTCTACGACTTCGCGGTGGTTTCGGTCGCGGCGGCGTTCGTCACGGCGGGCGACACGTGGCAGGACGGCCGCATCGTCATTGGCGGCGTGGCGCCCGTCCCGTATCGCGCCGCGGTCGTCGAGAGCCAGCTCAAAGGCCGGAGCGTCAGGAGCAGCATCAGGCAGGCGGCGGCCGCGATTCGAACGGTGGCTCGCCCGATGAGCCAGAACGCCTACAAAGTGGACGTCACCCAGACGTTGATCGAGCGGACGGTGCTGGGGGCGCTGGAGGAGAAGGGCACGCAGCTATAACATCGGCTGGAGGCAATTCAGCAGCGAGTTGTGGATCACGCCGTTGCTCGCCACGTAATCGCCATCCGAGTAGAGCCACGTCATCCCCCGCGCGTCGGTGAGAACGCCGCCGGCGCGCTCGACGATGAGGCTCGCCGCCGCGATGTCCCAGATCTTCAAATCGAGGTGCCAGTAGGCGTGGAGCCGTCCGGCGGCGACGTGACAGAAGCCGAGCGCGGGCGAGCCCATCATCGTGCACGCGAGCACCTGATCGACCATCACGTTGACAATCGATCGCGCCTTCCGCCGGCGGTCACCGCCGCAGGGCCAGTCGGTGCCCAGGATCGCGCCGCTCCAGGCCTCCGACCCTTCGGAAATCTGCTGGACGCCGATGTTCCGGCCGTTGAGCGTGGCGGGGGTGTCCGCGGTTGCGGCGAACAACTCGTCGCGGGAAGGATCGTAGACCACGCCCACTTGTATGCGGCCCGCGGATCGCAGCGCGACCGAGAGCCCGAAATGCGGGATGCCCTGGACGAAATTCAGACTGCCGCAGATCGGATCGACGATCCAGAGCTGGTCGGCGTCGACGGGAAGGGTCGCCTCGGCCGGCCCCTCCTCGGCCAGGATGCCGGCGCGCGGATACGCCGCGAGGATTGTCGAGGCGATCGCCTCCTGAACGTCCAGCGAAGCCTGGGCGACGAGGTCCCGATCTCCCTTCCAGCTGACGTATCCCGGGTCGCCCATGCGGGCGCGGCTGACCTCTCCGCCCCGGCGGACGGCCTGCACGGCCACTTCCAGCCGGCGACTGAGTTCGACGCTCATCGGCGCAGTCTAGCCCATGGCCGCCTCACGCGGCGCCCGGAGTCCCGTCACGCCGATCCCCCGCTCTGCGCGCGCGCGCCGCCGCAGTGTAGGCTGGCGCGAGGAGACGGCCGATGAACTCAGCGATGCCCGCCCGGGATCTCTTCGACATCCCGGACGGCGTGACGTATCTCAATTGCGCGACGATGTCGCCGCAGCTGCGAGCGGCGACCGAGGCTGGACTGGAGGCCGTCAGGCGGAAGGCGGCCCCCTGGACGATCTCCCAGGCGGATTTCTTCAGCGGCGCCGAGGAGCTTCGCGCGCTGGCGGCCGCGGTGGCGGGGGTCGAGACCGACGCGATCGCGCTCGTGCCGGCCGCCAGCTACGGCATCGCCGTCGCGGCGAAGAACGCCCCTGTCCGCGCGGGACAGTCGATCGCCGTTCTCGACCGCGAGTTTCCCTCGAACGTCTACGCCTGGCGCGCGCTGGCGCAGCGAACCGGCGCGCGTGTCGTCACCGTCGCGCGCACCGGCGGCGAGTCCTGGACGGACGCGATCCTGCGCACGGTGGACGAGCGGACCGCGATCGTGTCCGTGCCGCACTGCCACTGGACGGACGGCAGCCGGATCGACCTCGCACGTGTCGGCGACCGCGCGCGGGCGGCGGGCGCGATGCTCGTCGTGGACGCGAGCCAGTCGCTCGGCGCGTGCCCGCTCGACATCCGGTGCGTCCAGCCGGATTTCCTCGTCGCCGTCGGCTACAAATGGCTCCTGGGGCCGTACTCGCTCAGCTACCTCTACGCATCGCCGCGGTGGCGCGAGCGCGGCGTGCCGCTCGAGGACTCGTGGCTCGCGCGCGAGGGGAGCGGGGACTTCGCGCGCCTGGTGGACTACCGCGACGAGTATCGCCGCGGCGCGCGGCGGTTCGACATGGGCGAGGTCTCGCAGTTCGTGCTGGCGCCGATCGCGGCCGCGGCGCTGGGGCAGATCCTCTCGTGGACCGTCGAAGCCATCCAGTCGTCGCTCTCGCGGCTGACCGATCGAGCGGCTGAGCTGGCGGCCGCCTCGGGCTACATCACGCAGCCGCCCAGCGAGCGCGTCGGCCACATGATCGGCGTCCGGCTGCCGGGCGGCATCCCGCCAGATCTGATTGCGAGGCTTGCCGCCGCGCGCATCTACGTCGGCCTCCGAGGGGATTCGATCCGGGTCGCGCCCCACCTCTATAACACCGAGGCGGACATCGATCGCCTGTTCTCGGTGCTGGCGGGCTGAACCGTTCATCGGCGCCTTACGCGCGACGAAAACGCGCTTACTCCGCCTGTAATCGCTGCCCGCGGATCCCGCGATTCTTCCCCGTTTTCCGCGCCACCGCTGGTGGTACTCGACTTGTGAAGGCGGATTCGGAGCGAATCGTTCAGCAGGAGGAGCAGCATGCGATTCACACGCCGATGCACGTCCCTGTCTCTCGCCGCCGCCGCGCTGGCCGCGTATGCCGCCTCGAGCGGTCCCGAGATCCACGCGCAGAGTGGACCGCAGGTCCTCGTCCCGAACCTCGCCGTCAGAACCGTCGTCAGCGGGCTGATTACGCCCGTCGCGATGGCCTTCCTCGGCCCCGACGACATCCTGGTGACCGAGAAGAACACCGGGCAGGTGAAGCGGATCGTCGGCGGCGCCGTGCAGTCCACGGTCCTCGATCTGGCCGTCAACTTCGGTTCCGAGCGCGGCCTGCTCGGTATTGCGCTGCACCCGGACTTCTCGTCGAACGGCGCCGTCTATCTGTACTGGACCGAGAGCACGACGGGCGCCGACACGAACGTGCTGTCCCAGACATCGCTGCTCGGAAACCGCGTGGACCGTTTCATCTGGGACGGCACCTCTCTCACGCTCGATCGGAACATCATCCGGATTCGGGCGATTCAGCAGGACGCGGGACAGCCGGAGCGCGGCAACCACGACGGCGGCGTGATCGCGTTCGGACCGGACGGGAAGCTCTACGTCTTCACGGGCGATGTCGGGCGGCGCGGTCAACTGCAGAACCTGCCTTGCGGCCCCACGGCCACGTGTCCCGGGCCGATCGTTCCCGACGACCAGTTCGGCGGCCCCGAACCAGACGAGGCGCACCGCACGGGAGTGGTCCTTCGCCTCAACGGCGACGGGACGACGCCAGGAGACAACCCGTTCTTCGCGGCAGGCGCCGCCATCGGCGGCGAGGCCGGCGCGTCGGTGCAGCGAATCTTCTCCTACGGGCACCGAAACGGAATCGGCATGGCGTTCGATCCGCGGTCGGGCCGTCTCTGGATGCAGGAAAACGGCGACGACAGCTTCAGCGAGCTGAACCTCGTCGACGCGGGCATGAACGGCGGCTGGGTGCAAATCGCCGGGCCCGTGGAACGGATCGCGCAGTTCAAGGAGATCGAGACGACCTTCGGCGGCCGCAATCTGCAGCAGCTCCGCTGGCCGCCGGCCAATATCGCCGACACGCCCGACGGAGCCCTTTCGCGGCTGTTCATGCTGTCGGGCGCGCACTACAGCGATCCGGAATTCAGCTGGAAATGGGAAGTCGCGCCGGCCGGCCTCGGCTTCATGTCGGGCCGCGCGCTCGGCCGGCAATTCGACGGCGATCTCTTCCTCGGCGCGGCGACGCCGCTCCTCCAGGGAGGCTATCTCTTCCGGTTCAACCTCACGGGGAACCGCGCGAAGATTGCCGTTGACGATCCGCGGCTGGAGGACCGGGTCGCCGACAATCTCGCGAAGCACGAGATCACGGAAAGCGAGAGCCTGCTCTTCGGCCGCAACTTCGGAATCGCAACCGACATCCGCACCGGTCCGAACGGCAACCTGTTCGTCGTGTCGCTGACCGGGGGCGCGATCTACGAGATCCATCGCGTGAAGTAGACGGGGACCATGGTTCGGGGCGGCGCGCCGATGATCGAGCGCGGCGGCGTGTATCATGATGTCTTGTGGCGTCACGATCCTCCCGGTCGGCCCGGCTGACGCTCGTCGCCTTCGGCCTGCTCTGTTCCGTGCGGGGGATTGAGGCGCAGGACGCCGCGACATCTGCCGGAACGATCGCACGCACTCCCATTTCACGCGAACGGCGCTACGTGATGAACGCGCGGATCCGGCCGTTGCTGTTCTGGATCCGCAAGAACAACGTGGGTGCCGCGCGCATTACGTGGCGCGGCAACCGCGAGGGCGCACACGGCTACGAGCTGCTGGTCGGGTCCGATCCGCTCAAGGCGCCGCGCAAGATCAACAGGTGGGGATACATCGCGGAGCACGCGCTCGATGGCGATGCCGCCGTGGTCGGGGTGATGAAGCACGCGAATTCGGAATCCGTCGAGGAGGCGGAACGGCAGCTGGCGCGCGAGGGGACGGGCGGTTATGTCTTCCAGGCGATTCGCGCGCACGTCAGGGGCGAGGTGTCCACTTCGGAGATCGTGCAGATCCGCAGCGACACGGACATGAGCTACCGGGAACTCGACGCGCTGCTCGCGCGCGTGGACCGCGTGGAGGCGCCGCCGCGCAGTGTCAGCGTGCCGAACGCGATCGCGCCCGGCCTGCTCTCCGCCGTTGCGGAGATGGTCCACGAGACCATCTCGCGGCCCGAGCGCGGTCGCGCGACGCGTCTCTCTCCGCCCCGGCCGGGCCCATACGTGTACAACAACCGGCTCTACGACCTGACGATGCGGTCGCTGGAGGCGGTGACGGACTTCGCGGCCGGCGAACGCCGTTACGGCCCGGCCCTGGACGCGGAGTTCGAAATCCTGAACCGCTCCACGCGCAACAAGACAAAGTTTTCCATCGTGTACGGCCGCAGCGGCGCGCTGGCCGGCGTGCCGCTCAAAATCGTGTTCCGGCCGAAATGGTGGTTCGAGGCGGAGCTGCTCCTCGAAGACTGACGCGCGGCCGCTCAGCGCTCGTCGGGCCGGACGTCGATCGTAATCTCCCGCCATCTCCCCTGGTTGAAGCGCCACACGCTCAGCGCGCACCGCGTCGCGTGTCCGGCCAGGATCGCCAGCCAGATATCGAGGGCGTCGAGCCGGCCCGCCTGCTGGATGAGGACGCAGATGCCGAGCGGCACGATGATCTGCGAGACGATCGAAATAAAGA
This window encodes:
- a CDS encoding xanthine dehydrogenase family protein molybdopterin-binding subunit, whose translation is MMDRVDAMRVVQEPAYAASLTDDQWRVLALDPAWDELLGEFHELVAPVIARYGAKLGMPEPQAVPSAPDGVDQQRSFAVVGQRVPRLHGLGVVTSLGQYTQNMRMPGMLHTRTLRSPHPHARVTRVDASKAEALPGVAAVLHRGNLPAEYRDVRLGSGPPDRFLFNEEVFEVGAPIAVVAAESEHVADHAIRLIEVGYEVLPAVFDAMEGARASALKQWDNRQNGTILSVTPPLVRGNPDGGRADTTIEAVLTRATEQHNALELTNSLMYWDQDRLVAHYTNQHAHGSRGGLSQALKLPANRVRVVQNGYMGSGYGYRSGIDLTEVHTAILARLTGRPVKTMYTREEDFIARTHRPSFRNEMKLGVNRDGAIQFGHFRVYANVGAHRTGAANGSWFAFINLYNIPNLKLEAIDVFTNSYKAGPYRCVSHPNGTFALEMMIERAAHAIGMDPVQFRLKNINEQGNPDTKKPFSNPGIRDCITAAADRIAWKQRWHEPRGREVRPGVFHGIGLAAHACSHGAGTNPATGQVIVNTDGSVQCVSGSTEIGCGQRTQMAMIAAEALGVPLDQVSIATYVDTDNTTDAGSTSGSRQTNTGGRGMYEAAMDARRQILDLAAQKFAADAKQRNESLQVTPEHLELANGEVVLKADPSKKLALQAVTQAAGMPILGRAIYRQDNDWERTAWAAHAVEVEVDTGTGSVAVKKVVAAHDVGRAINPFAVEQQIRGGVVMALGAVFTEELLQDAATGLPLNPNMLDYRPLSIEDAPGQIEVVMIERPKAYGVFGAHGIGEPPMGPPAAAVAAAVHNAVGIWMEHMPMTREKVLAALRALR
- a CDS encoding FAD binding domain-containing protein; translation: MKPFALYEPATVPEAVALLAKLGSKARVLAGGSDLVAGVMKDWVEGPGMPLPDALVDVTTIPQLRGIKIDRKGATIGANTTLTEIVESKELNAMAPLLVRAAHGVASPLIRNYATLGGNVNQRPRCWFLRGRDFACYKKGGDTCFSVTGDNRYHAIIGGELCYIVHPSDTATALLALNAQAKIAGPAGERTVPFDSYFTGPREDVLRENVLKPDELLVEVFVPAPAAGARQAWTKLKNREVYDFAVVSVAAAFVTAGDTWQDGRIVIGGVAPVPYRAAVVESQLKGRSVRSSIRQAAAAIRTVARPMSQNAYKVDVTQTLIERTVLGALEEKGTQL
- a CDS encoding inositol monophosphatase produces the protein MSVELSRRLEVAVQAVRRGGEVSRARMGDPGYVSWKGDRDLVAQASLDVQEAIASTILAAYPRAGILAEEGPAEATLPVDADQLWIVDPICGSLNFVQGIPHFGLSVALRSAGRIQVGVVYDPSRDELFAATADTPATLNGRNIGVQQISEGSEAWSGAILGTDWPCGGDRRRKARSIVNVMVDQVLACTMMGSPALGFCHVAAGRLHAYWHLDLKIWDIAAASLIVERAGGVLTDARGMTWLYSDGDYVASNGVIHNSLLNCLQPML
- a CDS encoding aminotransferase class V-fold PLP-dependent enzyme, whose product is MPARDLFDIPDGVTYLNCATMSPQLRAATEAGLEAVRRKAAPWTISQADFFSGAEELRALAAAVAGVETDAIALVPAASYGIAVAAKNAPVRAGQSIAVLDREFPSNVYAWRALAQRTGARVVTVARTGGESWTDAILRTVDERTAIVSVPHCHWTDGSRIDLARVGDRARAAGAMLVVDASQSLGACPLDIRCVQPDFLVAVGYKWLLGPYSLSYLYASPRWRERGVPLEDSWLAREGSGDFARLVDYRDEYRRGARRFDMGEVSQFVLAPIAAAALGQILSWTVEAIQSSLSRLTDRAAELAAASGYITQPPSERVGHMIGVRLPGGIPPDLIARLAAARIYVGLRGDSIRVAPHLYNTEADIDRLFSVLAG